A single window of Streptomyces griseoviridis DNA harbors:
- a CDS encoding serine protease translates to MRRPSVRALARPLALVAAVTAIPLLSAAPVSADVVVGGFAIDVSQAPWTVALSSRDRFGGTRAGQFCGGVVVGRTTVLTAAHCMGDDVLGAPPNKVKDLKVITGRTDLVSDQGQEIPVRDVRVNPGYDSESNAGDFAVLTLAEPVPQNAVIGMAASGDAAYEPGTRAQVTGWGDVSGGGDYARTLHAAHVHVLPDDRCRTAYPGSADGTYRPDSMVCAGEASGGRDACQGDSGGPLVADGKLIGLVSWGSGCGRAGSPGVYTRVSVAVEAVETQTRAAGAARASGGR, encoded by the coding sequence ATGCGCCGTCCGTCTGTCCGGGCCCTGGCCCGGCCGCTGGCCCTGGTGGCCGCGGTGACCGCCATACCGTTGCTTTCGGCCGCCCCCGTCTCCGCCGACGTGGTGGTCGGCGGGTTCGCGATCGACGTCTCGCAAGCCCCGTGGACGGTCGCCCTCTCCAGCCGTGACCGATTCGGGGGTACGCGAGCGGGACAGTTCTGCGGGGGAGTGGTGGTGGGCCGTACGACGGTGCTCACCGCGGCCCACTGCATGGGTGACGACGTCCTGGGGGCGCCCCCGAACAAGGTGAAGGACCTCAAGGTCATCACGGGGCGTACCGACCTGGTCTCCGATCAGGGACAGGAGATCCCGGTGCGCGACGTCCGGGTGAATCCCGGCTACGACAGCGAGAGCAACGCCGGGGACTTCGCCGTGCTCACCCTCGCCGAGCCGGTCCCGCAGAACGCCGTCATCGGGATGGCGGCGTCCGGCGACGCCGCGTACGAGCCCGGGACCAGGGCCCAGGTCACCGGGTGGGGCGATGTCAGCGGGGGCGGCGACTACGCGCGCACCCTGCACGCCGCGCACGTGCACGTGCTGCCCGACGACCGCTGCCGCACGGCGTACCCGGGCAGCGCCGACGGTACCTACCGGCCCGACAGCATGGTCTGTGCCGGGGAGGCGTCAGGGGGCCGGGACGCCTGCCAGGGGGACAGCGGTGGGCCGCTGGTCGCCGACGGCAAGCTGATCGGCCTGGTGTCCTGGGGGAGCGGCTGCGGCCGCGCCGGCAGCCCAGGCGTCTACACGCGCGTCTCCGTCGCCGTGGAAGCGGTGGAGACGCAGACGCGTGCGGCAGGCGCCGCGAGAGCCTCTGGGGGCCGCTGA
- a CDS encoding DUF7455 domain-containing protein: MTTVLTPASPLTAADRCDRCGAQAYLRVVLLSGGELLFCAHHGRKFEPELKKIAAEIQDESERLTTVPSSSSAEEER, encoded by the coding sequence GTGACTACTGTTCTGACCCCCGCGAGCCCGCTGACCGCGGCAGACCGCTGCGACCGCTGCGGCGCCCAGGCATACCTGCGCGTCGTCTTGCTCAGCGGTGGCGAACTGCTCTTCTGCGCCCACCACGGTCGCAAGTTCGAGCCGGAACTCAAGAAGATCGCCGCTGAGATACAGGACGAATCGGAACGCCTGACGACCGTTCCGTCCTCCTCCTCCGCAGAAGAAGAGCGCTGA
- a CDS encoding DNA gyrase/topoisomerase IV subunit B yields the protein MTADTSVPSTALLAGADRDGSNYTARHLLVLEGLEAVRKRPGMYIGSTDSRGLMHCLWEIIDNAVDEALGGYCDHIDVILHDDGSVEVRDNGRGIPVDVEPKTGLSGVEVVMTKLHAGGKFGGGSYAASGGLHGVGASVVNALSARLDVEVDRSGHTHAISFRRGVPGAFVTDGPDGKFDATSGLRKVKKITKTRTGTRVRYWADRQIFLKDAKLSLDTLHQRARQTAFLVPGLTIVVRDELGLGEGGSKGEESFRFDGGISEFCEYLATDKPVCDVLRFSGQGTFKETVPVLDDHGQMTPTEVTRELGVDVAMRWGTGYDTTLRSFVNIIATPKGGTHVAGFEQAIAKTMNEVLRAKKLLRVAEDDVVKDDALEGLTAVVTVRLAEPQFEGQTKEVLGTSAARRIVNTVISKEFKAFLTSTKRDAAAQARVVMEKAVAAARTRIAARQHKDAQRRKTALESSSLPAKLADCRSDDVDRSELFIVEGDSALGTAKLARNSEFQALLPIRGKILNVQKSSVTDMLKNAECGAIIQVIGAGSGRTFDIDAARYGKIIMMTDADVDGSHIRTLLLTLFHRYMRPMVEAGRVFAAVPPLHRVELVQPKKGQDKYVYTYSDRELRDKLLEFQRKNVRYKDSIQRYKGLGEMDADQLAETTMDPRHRTLRRINLADLDSAEQVFDLLMGNDVAPRKEFISSSAATLDRSRIDA from the coding sequence GTGACCGCCGACACGTCCGTGCCGTCCACTGCGCTGCTGGCAGGAGCAGACCGGGACGGTTCCAACTACACCGCGCGGCACCTTCTCGTCCTCGAAGGACTAGAGGCCGTACGCAAGCGACCGGGTATGTACATCGGGTCGACCGACAGTCGCGGTCTGATGCACTGCCTGTGGGAGATCATCGACAACGCCGTGGACGAGGCCCTCGGCGGCTACTGCGACCACATCGACGTGATCCTCCACGACGACGGCTCGGTCGAGGTGCGGGACAACGGCCGGGGCATCCCCGTCGACGTCGAGCCCAAGACCGGACTGTCCGGCGTCGAGGTCGTCATGACCAAGCTGCACGCGGGCGGCAAGTTCGGCGGCGGCTCCTACGCCGCCTCCGGCGGCCTCCACGGCGTCGGCGCCTCCGTGGTGAACGCCCTGTCCGCCCGGCTCGACGTGGAGGTGGACCGCAGCGGACACACCCACGCCATCAGCTTCCGGCGCGGCGTGCCCGGCGCCTTCGTCACCGACGGCCCGGACGGAAAGTTCGATGCCACGAGCGGGCTGCGCAAGGTCAAGAAGATCACCAAGACGCGCACCGGCACCCGGGTGCGCTACTGGGCCGACCGCCAGATCTTCCTCAAGGACGCCAAGCTCTCCCTGGACACGCTGCACCAGCGCGCCCGCCAGACCGCCTTCCTGGTGCCCGGCCTCACCATCGTCGTCCGCGACGAACTCGGGCTCGGCGAGGGCGGCAGCAAGGGTGAGGAGTCGTTCCGCTTCGACGGCGGCATCAGCGAGTTCTGCGAGTACCTGGCCACCGACAAGCCGGTCTGCGACGTGCTCCGCTTCTCCGGGCAGGGCACCTTCAAGGAGACCGTCCCCGTTCTCGACGACCACGGCCAGATGACCCCCACCGAGGTGACCCGCGAACTCGGCGTGGACGTCGCGATGCGCTGGGGCACCGGCTACGACACGACCCTCAGGTCGTTCGTCAACATCATCGCGACACCCAAGGGCGGCACCCATGTCGCCGGCTTCGAGCAGGCCATCGCCAAGACGATGAACGAGGTGCTGCGCGCCAAGAAGCTGCTGCGGGTCGCCGAGGACGACGTCGTCAAGGACGACGCTCTCGAGGGCCTCACCGCCGTCGTCACCGTCCGGCTCGCCGAACCCCAGTTCGAGGGCCAGACCAAGGAGGTGCTTGGCACATCGGCGGCCCGCCGGATCGTGAACACCGTGATCTCCAAGGAGTTCAAGGCGTTCCTGACGTCCACCAAGCGGGACGCCGCCGCACAGGCCCGGGTCGTCATGGAGAAGGCGGTCGCCGCCGCCCGTACCCGGATCGCGGCCAGGCAGCACAAGGACGCCCAGCGCAGGAAGACCGCCCTGGAGTCCTCGTCGCTGCCCGCGAAGCTCGCGGACTGCCGCAGCGACGACGTGGACCGCAGCGAGCTGTTCATCGTCGAGGGCGACTCCGCGCTCGGCACCGCCAAGCTCGCCCGCAACTCCGAGTTCCAGGCTCTGCTGCCGATCCGCGGCAAGATCCTGAACGTCCAGAAGTCGTCCGTGACCGACATGCTGAAGAACGCCGAGTGCGGCGCGATCATCCAGGTCATAGGAGCCGGCTCCGGGCGTACGTTCGACATCGACGCGGCCCGCTACGGCAAGATCATCATGATGACCGACGCCGATGTCGACGGCTCCCACATCCGCACCCTGCTGCTGACGCTGTTCCACCGCTACATGCGGCCCATGGTGGAGGCGGGCCGGGTGTTCGCGGCGGTCCCGCCGCTTCACCGGGTGGAGCTGGTCCAGCCGAAGAAGGGCCAGGACAAGTACGTCTACACGTACTCGGACCGCGAGCTGCGCGACAAGCTCCTCGAGTTCCAGCGGAAGAACGTCCGGTACAAGGACTCCATCCAGCGCTACAAGGGTCTCGGCGAGATGGACGCCGACCAGCTGGCGGAGACCACCATGGACCCGCGGCACCGCACGCTGCGCCGGATCAACCTCGCCGACCTGGACTCCGCCGAGCAGGTGTTCGACCTGCTGATGGGCAACGACGTCGCGCCGCGCAAGGAGTTCATCTCCAGCTCGGCGGCGACGCTGGACCGGTCGCGCATCGACGCGTAG
- a CDS encoding CcdC protein domain-containing protein, with the protein MSGLVNALVIAAVVVLVIVRQFRAQPIGTGRRWWLLPVILGFVALREPGLVDSHHPTTSVTLLAVELLVGLAIGAGWAWTTRIWTEPDGTVWSKSTKTSVAVWTVGIAVRVGLYALGSALGVHQHSSALLVALAATLLVRSGILYWRSQSLTTATGAGPAYGDRMARPARKERV; encoded by the coding sequence ATGTCCGGGCTTGTCAACGCGCTCGTGATAGCGGCCGTCGTCGTTCTGGTGATTGTGCGGCAGTTCCGCGCGCAGCCGATCGGCACCGGGCGGCGCTGGTGGCTCCTGCCCGTGATCCTCGGTTTCGTGGCGCTGCGCGAACCGGGTCTCGTCGACAGCCACCACCCCACGACCTCCGTGACCCTCCTCGCCGTGGAACTGCTGGTGGGCCTCGCTATCGGAGCGGGCTGGGCCTGGACCACCCGCATATGGACCGAGCCCGACGGCACGGTCTGGAGCAAGAGCACGAAGACGAGCGTGGCCGTCTGGACCGTCGGCATCGCCGTGCGCGTCGGCCTCTACGCCCTCGGCTCGGCCCTCGGCGTGCACCAGCACAGCTCGGCCCTGCTCGTCGCCCTCGCCGCGACCCTCCTGGTCCGCTCCGGAATCCTGTACTGGCGGTCCCAGTCCCTCACCACGGCGACCGGTGCCGGCCCGGCGTACGGTGACCGCATGGCCCGCCCTGCCCGGAAGGAGCGTGTGTGA